A genomic region of Notamacropus eugenii isolate mMacEug1 chromosome 3, mMacEug1.pri_v2, whole genome shotgun sequence contains the following coding sequences:
- the LOC140532320 gene encoding ferritin heavy chain-like: protein MELEFKRPAFPLRGASRVEAEAIGRALGQLLVFSWEPEKPGVGVKHGITWPSGQRGIRLTGVELADSVEMGTTFTLQPLVCPTLLRMSQTVTQPLVLMKRREGESLGFLLQQCLNGPAAGFPSRAALSHRPTFTSTNQHFVRPSVRAAAACSAAPGLLRRHDHLVPSQVRQNYHQDSKAAINRQINLELCASYIYLSMSYYFGRDDVALKNFAKYFLHQSQEEREHAEKLRKLQNQRGGRIFLQDIKKPDRDDWESGLNAMECALHLEKNVSQSFLDLYKLATDKNDPHLCDLIKTHYLDQQVKSIKQLGDQVGNLRKMPPPPSGMVEYLFDKHTLGDSDNES from the exons ATGGAACTGGAGTTCAAGAGACCTGCATTTCCACTGAGAGGAGCATCACGTGTGGAAGCTGAGGCCATTGGCAGAGCACTTGGACAACTTCTAGTCTTTTCCTGGGAGCCAGAGAAGCCTGGGGTAGGAGTGAAGCACGGCATCACCTGGCCTTCAGGGCAGCGGGGGATCAGGCTCACTGGGGTAGAGCTTGCAGACTCTGTGGAAATGGGCACAACATTTACACTTCAGCCATTGGTCTGCCCTACTCTCCTTCGCATGTCCCAGACTGTGACCCAGCCGCTGGTTCTCATG AAGCGCAGGGAAGGGGAGTCGCTGGGTTTCCTGCTTCAACAGTGCTTGAACGGACCCGCTGCTGGATTCCCCTCCAGAGCCGCCCTTAGCCACCGGCCCACCTTCACCTCCACTAACCAACACTTCGTCCGTCCTTCCGTTCGCGCCGCAGCCGCCTGCTCAGCCGCCCCAGGTCTCCTCCGCCGCCATGACCACCTCGTTCCCTCTCAGGTGCGGCAGAACTACCACCAGGACTCGAAGGCCGCCATCAACCGCCAGATCAACCTGGAGCTCTGCGCCTCTTACATCTACCTGTCCATGTCTTACTACTTTGGCCGAGATGATGTAGCGCTGAAGAACTTCGCCAAGTACTTCCTCCACCAGTCCCAGGAGGAGAGGGAGCACGCTGAGAAGCTGAGGAAGCTCCAGAACCAGCGCGGCGGCCGCATCTTCCTGCAGGACATCAAGAAACCCGACAGAGATGACTGGGAGAGTGGGCTGAATGCAATGGAGTGTGCTCTGcacttggaaaaaaatgtcagtCAGTCGTTCCTGGACTTGTACAAGCTGGCAACTGACAAGAATGACCCCCATTTATGTGACCTCATCAAAACCCACTACCTGGACCAACAGGTAAAGTCCATCAAACAACTGGGTGATCAGGTTGGCAACCTGCGCAaaatgcccccccccccttctGGCATGGTGGAATATCTTTTTGACAAGCACACCCTTGGAGACAGTGACAACGAGAGCTAA